One stretch of Halalkalicoccus sp. NIPERK01 DNA includes these proteins:
- a CDS encoding DUF5783 family protein, with protein MAEFDPSKFEDKYVHYFNELQRAYKNAFEHMNDRYDSELVHAIDQQVLNESEPQYEDGEFSVDLPENPYDRLQGVIVERERFEGILETYVERIETELHRVFGVER; from the coding sequence ATGGCCGAATTCGATCCCTCGAAGTTCGAGGACAAGTACGTCCACTACTTCAACGAGCTGCAGCGGGCCTACAAGAACGCCTTCGAGCACATGAACGACCGCTACGACTCCGAGTTGGTTCACGCGATCGACCAACAGGTGTTGAACGAGAGCGAGCCCCAGTACGAGGATGGGGAGTTCTCGGTCGACCTCCCCGAGAACCCCTACGACCGGCTACAGGGCGTGATCGTCGAACGGGAGCGCTTCGAGGGAATACTCGAAACCTACGTCGAACGGATCGAGACCGAACTCCACCGGGTGTTCGGCGTCGAGCGCTGA
- a CDS encoding 2-dehydropantoate 2-reductase, which translates to MRIVVFGAGSLGSLLGGLLAREHRVTLVGRDPHVSTIREDGLRISGAIEAHVFPDATTDADLAADLVLVTVKSYDTARAARTLSTGEFGAVLSLQNGIGNEDRLARDLDSPVLAGTASYGAALERPGEVACTGVGRVVLGSSEGGESALAARVGEAFADAGIEATVAADMPRRLWEKCAVNAGINPVTALAGIENGAILADPAWPIAREAARETARVARENGVELAEETAVGALRRVASATRENTSSMAQDLEKGRRTEIDAINGAVVEHARSEVPTNALLAGLVKTWETSKGLR; encoded by the coding sequence GTGAGGATCGTCGTCTTCGGCGCGGGCAGTCTCGGGAGCCTCCTCGGGGGCCTGCTCGCGCGCGAACACCGCGTCACGCTGGTCGGGCGCGATCCCCACGTTTCTACCATTCGGGAGGACGGCCTGCGGATCTCGGGTGCTATCGAGGCGCACGTCTTCCCCGACGCGACGACCGACGCCGACCTCGCGGCGGATCTCGTACTCGTTACGGTCAAGAGCTACGACACCGCTCGGGCCGCCCGGACCCTTTCGACCGGCGAGTTCGGGGCCGTACTCTCGCTCCAGAACGGGATCGGCAACGAGGACCGCCTCGCACGCGACCTCGACTCCCCGGTGCTCGCCGGAACGGCCAGTTACGGCGCGGCCCTCGAGAGGCCGGGCGAGGTCGCCTGCACGGGGGTCGGGCGAGTGGTCCTCGGATCGTCCGAGGGCGGCGAGAGCGCGCTCGCAGCGCGCGTCGGAGAGGCGTTCGCCGACGCCGGAATCGAGGCGACCGTCGCCGCCGACATGCCCCGACGGCTCTGGGAGAAGTGTGCGGTCAACGCGGGGATCAACCCCGTGACGGCGCTCGCAGGGATCGAAAACGGTGCGATACTGGCCGATCCGGCGTGGCCGATCGCCCGCGAGGCGGCCCGCGAGACCGCTCGCGTCGCCCGCGAGAACGGGGTCGAACTGGCCGAGGAAACGGCCGTCGGCGCGCTCCGGCGGGTCGCGAGCGCCACCCGTGAAAACACGTCTTCGATGGCGCAGGACCTCGAGAAGGGACGGCGAACCGAGATCGATGCGATCAACGGCGCCGTCGTCGAGCACGCCCGGAGCGAGGTCCCGACGAACGCGCTGCTCGCGGGACTGGTGAAAACGTGGGAAACCTCGAAAGGACTGCGTTAG
- a CDS encoding NifU family protein, producing the protein MSTDTQEADDLDERVMNFLRRNFPQIQMHGGSAAIQNLDRESGEVTIQLGGACSGCGISPMTIQAIKSRMVKEIPEITQVHAETGMGGDGGMGGGMSPSFPGETTDDESSDEGPQAPF; encoded by the coding sequence ATGAGCACCGACACGCAGGAAGCGGACGACCTCGACGAGCGCGTGATGAACTTCCTGCGGCGCAACTTCCCGCAGATCCAGATGCACGGCGGCAGCGCCGCCATCCAGAACCTCGACCGCGAGAGCGGCGAGGTGACGATCCAACTGGGCGGGGCCTGCAGCGGCTGTGGCATCTCCCCGATGACGATCCAGGCGATCAAGAGCCGGATGGTCAAGGAGATCCCCGAGATCACGCAGGTTCACGCCGAGACCGGCATGGGCGGCGACGGCGGAATGGGCGGCGGCATGAGCCCCTCGTTCCCCGGCGAGACCACCGACGACGAGTCGAGCGACGAAGGCCCGCAGGCGCCGTTCTAA
- the cobA gene encoding uroporphyrinogen-III C-methyltransferase translates to MTGTVYLVGSGPGDPELLTVKAKRLIEEADVVLHDKLPGPEIIESIPEGKREDVGKRAGGERTGQAEINERLAELAREGQRVVRLKGGDPFVFGRGGEERRYLRERGIPVEVVPGITSAIAAPAVFGIPVTHRDHASSVSFVTGHEDPTKGESAVDWGALAATGGTIVVLMGVGKLPEYTRALREAGMDPETPVALVERGTWPDGRAVVGTLETIVSVRDDEGIEPPAVTVIGGVAGLYGEGEK, encoded by the coding sequence ATGACCGGAACCGTCTACCTGGTGGGAAGCGGCCCCGGCGACCCCGAACTCCTGACGGTGAAGGCAAAACGCCTGATCGAGGAGGCCGACGTGGTTCTCCACGACAAGCTTCCGGGTCCCGAGATCATCGAATCGATCCCCGAGGGAAAGCGCGAGGACGTCGGCAAGCGTGCGGGCGGGGAGCGAACGGGCCAGGCAGAGATCAACGAGCGCCTTGCCGAACTCGCCCGCGAGGGCCAGCGGGTGGTCCGGCTGAAGGGCGGCGATCCGTTCGTCTTCGGGCGCGGCGGCGAGGAGCGACGGTACCTCCGCGAGCGCGGGATCCCCGTGGAAGTGGTCCCCGGGATCACCTCCGCGATCGCGGCGCCCGCCGTCTTCGGGATTCCCGTCACCCACCGCGATCACGCTTCGAGTGTGTCGTTCGTCACCGGCCACGAGGACCCCACGAAGGGGGAGTCGGCGGTCGACTGGGGGGCGCTCGCGGCGACGGGGGGAACGATCGTCGTGCTGATGGGCGTCGGTAAGCTCCCCGAGTACACCCGGGCGCTTCGCGAGGCGGGGATGGACCCCGAGACGCCCGTCGCGCTGGTCGAACGCGGCACCTGGCCCGACGGGCGGGCAGTGGTCGGAACGCTCGAAACGATCGTCTCGGTGCGCGACGACGAGGGGATCGAACCGCCCGCGGTGACGGTGATCGGCGGGGTCGCGGGGCTCTATGGGGAGGGCGAGAAATGA
- a CDS encoding LD-carboxypeptidase, with translation MDAAYPPPVERGDTVAVIAPSHAAPRGALSRGIGRLRSFDLDVEVFDTATRTTDWLRANPGARAEDVHRAFEREDIRGIIAAFGGNDQLRMLPHLDPERVRENPTRFFGASDNTHLHLFLDDLGIVSFYGAQLFPDLVADPRMRPSTRGWVERALFETPFGPLSPAEGWTDEYYDIESDMPRTWFDGEGWHWHNADERTFTAPVIGGCLAMLESQLLTDTPYFTRQTCEGRILAVETSGETPEAAVVERFLMALGERGILDACEALVVGKPETPGAGEREEYRRRQRRTVAATVDEYEPDLPVVFDLDFGHAAPDLPLPLGAPMTVDTGAREIRFTRS, from the coding sequence ATGGACGCCGCCTACCCGCCGCCGGTCGAACGGGGCGACACGGTCGCGGTGATCGCCCCCTCGCACGCCGCCCCCCGGGGCGCGCTCTCCCGGGGGATCGGACGCCTCCGCTCGTTCGACCTCGACGTGGAGGTCTTCGACACCGCGACCCGCACGACCGACTGGCTCCGCGCCAATCCCGGGGCGCGCGCCGAGGATGTCCACCGGGCGTTCGAGCGCGAGGATATCCGAGGAATTATCGCCGCGTTCGGCGGCAACGACCAGCTCCGGATGCTCCCCCATCTCGATCCCGAGCGCGTTCGTGAGAACCCCACGCGCTTTTTCGGCGCGAGCGACAACACCCACCTGCACCTGTTTCTCGACGACCTGGGGATCGTCTCGTTTTACGGCGCTCAGCTGTTTCCCGATCTGGTCGCCGACCCGCGGATGCGCCCCTCCACCCGCGGGTGGGTCGAGCGCGCCCTGTTCGAGACGCCCTTCGGCCCGCTCTCGCCCGCCGAGGGGTGGACCGACGAGTACTACGACATCGAGAGCGACATGCCCCGGACGTGGTTCGACGGCGAGGGGTGGCACTGGCACAACGCCGATGAACGGACGTTCACCGCGCCCGTGATCGGCGGCTGTCTCGCCATGCTCGAATCCCAACTGCTGACCGACACGCCCTACTTCACCCGCCAGACCTGCGAGGGGCGGATCCTCGCGGTCGAGACCTCCGGGGAGACCCCCGAGGCCGCGGTGGTTGAGCGGTTCCTGATGGCGCTCGGCGAGCGGGGCATCCTCGATGCCTGCGAGGCGCTCGTCGTCGGCAAGCCCGAGACACCCGGGGCTGGAGAACGCGAGGAGTACCGCCGCCGCCAGCGCCGGACCGTCGCCGCGACGGTCGACGAGTACGAACCCGACCTCCCGGTCGTCTTCGATCTGGACTTCGGCCACGCCGCGCCGGACCTCCCCCTGCCGCTGGGCGCGCCCATGACGGTCGATACGGGCGCGCGCGAGATCCGATTCACCCGGTCGTGA
- a CDS encoding DHH family phosphoesterase, producing the protein MVGPVPELDARASACAERIARAEGVLLASHIDADGLASAGIAASALERAGIPFEATFANQLDAEALEEIAESGFGTVLFTDFGSGQLDLIAEHEDRGAFTPVICDHHQPADAETEFHCNPLLEGLNGATELSGAGTAYLLARALGGPANRDLAALAVVGAVGDMQSSDGELVGANAAVVREGVEAGVLDTATDLALYGTQTRPLPKLLEYTSDVGIPGISGDANGTLRFLDDLDIDLREGGEWRCWADLADDEKRTVASALVRRAVASGVPSERIDGLIGTTHTLAREQPGTELRDASEFSTLLNATARYERADVGLAVCLGDREGALDAARELLKNHRRNLSAGLRLVRSMGITRETNLQWFDAEDRIPETIVGIVAGMALGSDGADPGKPIVAFAEKDDGSAKVSARGTHALVRRGLDLSAVVGTAARAVGGDGGGHDVAAGATVPEGERAAFIARADRLVGEQLA; encoded by the coding sequence ATGGTCGGACCGGTCCCCGAACTCGACGCGCGCGCGAGCGCCTGTGCGGAGCGGATAGCCCGGGCCGAGGGGGTGCTGCTGGCCTCGCACATCGATGCCGACGGACTGGCGAGCGCGGGGATCGCGGCGAGCGCGCTCGAACGCGCGGGGATTCCGTTCGAGGCGACGTTCGCCAACCAGCTCGACGCCGAGGCGTTGGAGGAGATCGCCGAGAGCGGGTTCGGGACCGTCCTCTTCACCGACTTCGGCAGCGGCCAACTCGACCTGATCGCCGAGCACGAGGACCGCGGCGCGTTCACGCCCGTGATCTGCGATCACCACCAGCCCGCGGACGCAGAGACCGAGTTCCACTGCAACCCGCTTCTGGAGGGGCTGAACGGAGCGACTGAGCTCTCGGGTGCGGGGACGGCGTACCTCCTCGCGCGCGCGTTGGGTGGTCCCGCGAACCGGGACCTCGCGGCGCTGGCGGTCGTCGGGGCGGTCGGCGACATGCAGTCGAGCGACGGCGAACTCGTCGGTGCGAACGCGGCGGTCGTGAGAGAGGGCGTCGAAGCGGGCGTGCTGGATACCGCCACGGACCTCGCGCTGTACGGCACCCAGACGCGCCCCCTCCCGAAGCTTCTGGAGTACACGAGCGACGTCGGGATCCCGGGGATCTCGGGCGACGCGAACGGCACCCTCAGGTTCCTCGACGACCTCGACATCGACCTCCGTGAAGGGGGCGAGTGGCGCTGTTGGGCCGATCTGGCGGACGACGAGAAGCGAACGGTCGCGAGCGCGCTCGTCCGGCGGGCGGTCGCGAGCGGCGTTCCGAGCGAGCGGATCGACGGGTTGATCGGGACGACCCACACCCTCGCGCGCGAGCAACCGGGGACCGAACTCCGGGACGCGAGCGAGTTTTCGACGCTGCTCAACGCCACCGCGCGCTACGAACGCGCCGACGTGGGGCTCGCGGTCTGTCTGGGCGACCGCGAGGGCGCGCTCGATGCGGCCCGCGAGTTGTTGAAGAACCACCGGCGCAACCTCTCGGCGGGGTTGCGTCTGGTGAGATCGATGGGGATCACCCGCGAGACGAACCTCCAGTGGTTCGACGCCGAGGACCGGATCCCCGAGACGATCGTCGGCATCGTCGCGGGGATGGCGCTCGGGTCCGACGGCGCCGACCCGGGGAAACCGATCGTCGCCTTCGCCGAGAAGGACGACGGGAGCGCGAAGGTGTCGGCCCGGGGAACCCACGCCCTCGTCCGCCGGGGGCTCGACCTCTCGGCGGTGGTCGGGACCGCCGCCCGCGCCGTCGGCGGCGACGGCGGCGGCCACGACGTCGCCGCCGGCGCGACGGTTCCCGAGGGCGAGCGAGCGGCGTTCATCGCCCGCGCGGATCGACTCGTCGGCGAGCAACTGGCGTGA
- a CDS encoding uroporphyrinogen-III synthase — MTQETRIAVFRPDDERLAEAVELLEALGADPIADPMLAVEPTGASPRADGDYTILTSKTGVELARAEGWTPSGTVCAIGDRTARALREAGYDVDLIPEEFSSVGLVRALDGEVAGARVEVARSDHGSPVLTEGLNDAGAFVHETVLYRLVRPPESGVSVERAAAGELEGALFTSSLTVEHFLAATDERDLREEAIAGLSTAVVGAIGEPTRATAEREGIAVDAVPENADFEELACGVVERAAPSYRE; from the coding sequence ATGACCCAGGAGACCCGGATCGCGGTCTTTCGACCCGACGACGAACGGCTCGCGGAGGCGGTCGAGCTTTTGGAGGCGCTCGGCGCGGATCCGATAGCCGATCCGATGCTCGCGGTCGAGCCGACGGGAGCGAGTCCACGGGCGGACGGCGACTATACGATCCTGACGAGCAAGACCGGCGTCGAGTTGGCACGGGCGGAGGGGTGGACCCCGTCGGGGACGGTCTGTGCGATCGGCGATAGAACAGCCAGAGCGCTCCGGGAGGCGGGCTACGACGTGGATCTGATCCCCGAGGAGTTCTCCTCAGTCGGCCTCGTCCGCGCGCTGGACGGGGAGGTCGCGGGCGCGCGCGTCGAGGTCGCCCGCTCGGACCACGGCAGTCCGGTCCTCACCGAGGGGCTGAACGACGCGGGCGCGTTCGTCCACGAGACGGTCCTCTACAGGCTGGTTCGCCCGCCCGAGTCGGGCGTCTCCGTCGAGCGGGCCGCCGCGGGCGAACTGGAGGGGGCGCTGTTTACCTCCTCGCTGACGGTCGAGCACTTTCTCGCGGCCACCGACGAGCGCGACCTGCGCGAGGAGGCGATCGCGGGCCTCTCCACCGCCGTCGTCGGCGCGATCGGCGAGCCGACCCGCGCGACCGCCGAACGCGAGGGGATCGCGGTCGACGCCGTCCCCGAGAACGCGGACTTCGAGGAACTGGCCTGTGGCGTGGTAGAGCGGGCGGCGCCGAGCTATCGGGAGTGA
- a CDS encoding helix-turn-helix domain-containing protein, which produces MSATIAEIELPTEEFALSETLSEIEDLEFEVERFVAHDADHVMPFVWVSGDDGDRIGETLERDGSVEDLQLLSELDGEWLYRMEWIDQIETLVRILVEEDGSILAAFGDESGWQLRVLFPERDALSRTYDYCRDAGLTMDIRSIYRLDDGREGRFGLTDEQQDTLVAAYERGYFDVPREITLTDLADEIGISHQALSERLRRGEKSVLENTVIVGSEGE; this is translated from the coding sequence ATGAGCGCTACGATAGCAGAGATCGAACTCCCGACCGAGGAGTTCGCCCTCTCGGAAACGCTCTCGGAGATCGAGGACCTCGAATTCGAGGTCGAACGGTTCGTCGCCCACGACGCCGACCACGTCATGCCGTTCGTCTGGGTCAGCGGCGACGACGGCGACCGGATCGGGGAGACGCTCGAACGCGACGGCTCGGTGGAGGACCTCCAACTCCTCTCGGAACTCGACGGCGAGTGGCTCTACCGCATGGAGTGGATCGACCAGATCGAGACGTTGGTCCGGATCCTCGTCGAGGAGGACGGCTCGATCCTCGCCGCGTTCGGCGACGAGTCGGGCTGGCAGCTCCGCGTGCTCTTTCCCGAACGGGACGCGCTCTCGCGCACCTACGACTACTGCCGGGACGCCGGGCTCACGATGGACATTCGGAGCATCTACCGGCTCGACGACGGCCGCGAGGGCCGGTTCGGCCTCACCGACGAGCAGCAGGACACGCTCGTCGCCGCCTACGAGCGCGGCTACTTCGACGTTCCACGGGAGATCACCCTCACCGACCTCGCCGACGAGATCGGGATCTCCCACCAGGCGCTCTCCGAACGCCTGCGTCGCGGGGAGAAGAGCGTCCTCGAGAACACCGTCATCGTCGGCTCCGAGGGCGAGTAG
- a CDS encoding cytochrome P450, giving the protein MSSAEPRGLQAFPEALSSREAWLEPFGWYREMREDAPVRYDPERDSWDVFRYADVKRILNDDATFSVDPEKASDFVEPEGEGAGLILDTMLFEDPPRHDDLRSVVEDSFRPRAIRELEPRIRELTREILDSILEDEGEMDLVSEFAYPLPVAVIAELLGVPVEDRDRFKEWSDAIVSSADERESGAEFARRQQEVQREMGFYFLQLIEERREDPREDLISTIATAEVGGEPLPREEVLGTCMLLLVAGNITTTNLITNAVRCFGEPDVDLLGTYTEAGAVPTMAIEEALRYRAPVQAMTRIATEEVTMSGETIGAGDRVIVWLGSANRDERQFPDGDSFVPDRSPNQHLGFGHGTHYCLGAPLARLEAEVALSELFDRLADLEPVETDLQPTRSSFIYGVESLPLHYATV; this is encoded by the coding sequence ATGAGTTCCGCAGAGCCGCGGGGGCTGCAGGCGTTCCCCGAGGCGCTCTCGTCGCGCGAGGCGTGGCTCGAACCGTTCGGGTGGTACCGGGAGATGCGCGAGGACGCGCCGGTTCGGTACGATCCCGAGCGCGACTCGTGGGACGTCTTCCGCTACGCCGACGTCAAGCGGATCCTGAACGACGACGCGACCTTCTCGGTCGACCCCGAGAAGGCGAGCGACTTCGTCGAACCCGAGGGCGAGGGCGCGGGGCTGATCCTCGATACGATGCTCTTCGAGGACCCGCCGCGCCACGACGACCTCCGCAGTGTTGTCGAGGACTCGTTTCGCCCGCGGGCGATTCGCGAACTTGAACCCCGGATTCGGGAGTTGACCCGCGAGATCCTCGACAGCATCCTTGAAGACGAGGGCGAGATGGATCTCGTCTCCGAGTTCGCCTACCCATTGCCGGTCGCGGTGATCGCCGAACTGCTGGGCGTGCCCGTCGAGGACCGCGACCGGTTCAAGGAGTGGTCCGACGCCATCGTCTCCTCGGCTGACGAGCGCGAGAGCGGCGCGGAGTTCGCACGGCGCCAGCAGGAGGTCCAGCGCGAGATGGGCTTTTACTTCCTCCAGCTCATCGAGGAACGCCGCGAAGATCCACGAGAGGACCTGATCTCGACCATCGCGACCGCCGAGGTGGGCGGCGAGCCCCTACCCCGCGAGGAGGTTCTGGGGACCTGCATGCTGTTGCTCGTCGCGGGCAACATCACGACGACGAACCTGATCACGAACGCCGTCCGGTGTTTCGGCGAGCCTGATGTCGACCTCCTCGGGACCTACACGGAGGCGGGCGCGGTTCCCACGATGGCCATCGAGGAGGCGCTTCGCTACCGCGCGCCCGTCCAGGCGATGACCCGCATCGCGACCGAGGAGGTGACGATGAGCGGCGAGACCATCGGCGCGGGCGACCGGGTCATCGTCTGGCTCGGCTCGGCAAACCGCGACGAGCGACAGTTCCCCGACGGCGATTCGTTCGTTCCCGACCGCTCGCCAAACCAGCATCTCGGGTTCGGTCACGGCACCCACTACTGTCTGGGCGCGCCACTCGCTCGATTGGAGGCCGAAGTCGCCCTCTCGGAACTGTTCGACCGGCTCGCGGACCTCGAACCCGTCGAAACCGACCTCCAGCCGACCCGCAGTTCGTTCATCTACGGCGTCGAGTCGCTGCCCCTGCACTACGCTACCGTCTGA